A genomic window from Terrisporobacter glycolicus ATCC 14880 = DSM 1288 includes:
- a CDS encoding metallophosphoesterase, giving the protein MSKKVKKINLVILLAFLICLTCRYQVHISYNKLTTNNYFITTNKINNSANIIIISDLHDNQLGENNRELMYKIEQLSPDIILVVGDVVNSNSKDSKIATNLMKQLCKNHKVFYSLGNTDIDYIESRSSDLIKELKDIGVTILDNEYEDIDLNGNKIRIGGMYAYAFGLNDNNDVDKDTMEEGVFDFLTDFQDTDNYKIMMAHRPDSFIFGNASQVWNIDLVVSGHNHGGQVVLPFVGGLYGGDQGWFPKYDKGLFDLNKIKILITSGLGSGKQKLPRFNNPPEIVNLYLSK; this is encoded by the coding sequence ATGAGTAAAAAAGTAAAAAAAATAAACCTTGTTATATTACTTGCATTTTTAATTTGTTTAACATGTAGATACCAAGTACACATATCCTATAACAAATTAACAACAAACAACTACTTCATAACAACAAATAAAATCAATAATTCAGCTAACATAATTATTATATCAGATCTTCATGATAACCAATTAGGAGAAAATAACAGGGAGTTAATGTATAAGATAGAACAATTATCTCCAGATATTATTTTAGTGGTAGGTGATGTAGTTAACTCAAATTCAAAAGATAGCAAAATAGCTACAAATCTTATGAAACAACTATGCAAAAACCACAAAGTATTTTATTCCTTAGGAAATACAGATATAGATTACATAGAATCGAGAAGTTCTGATTTAATAAAAGAACTAAAGGATATAGGGGTAACAATACTTGATAATGAGTACGAAGATATAGATTTAAACGGAAACAAAATAAGAATAGGTGGAATGTATGCCTATGCTTTCGGATTAAACGATAACAATGATGTAGACAAAGATACTATGGAAGAAGGAGTTTTTGATTTTTTAACTGATTTTCAAGACACAGATAATTATAAAATCATGATGGCACACAGACCAGATAGTTTTATCTTTGGAAATGCATCCCAAGTTTGGAACATTGACTTAGTGGTAAGTGGTCATAACCATGGTGGACAAGTAGTATTACCTTTTGTTGGAGGTCTATACGGTGGAGATCAAGGGTGGTTTCCGAAGTATGACAAAGGACTTTTTGATTTAAATAAGATAAAAATTCTTATAACTAGTGGATTGGGCTCAGGCAAACAAAAATTGCCTAGATTCAATAATCCACCAGAAATAGTTAATTTATATTTATCTAAATAG